The Nitrospira sp. CR1.1 sequence CGTGCACCAGATCAAGTCCGGGGCCTGGCAATCGATCGACGGCGTTCATTTTCTGTCCGTCACCCTGACCGGGTACAAGCTCCCTGAAGCGGTCGGGAAAGAGGCCCCGCTCTTTGCCACGCTCTGCGGCCCCTTTTCCACCGTGACCGACGAACTGGGCCAACAGTACCGACGCGGTGTCCCGCAACCCATTGAGGCGCACGGTGCGCAACTGCTGCGGAGTGAGCCATTGCGCTCACTCTTCCTCATCGGGCCGGCTCCGATCACCCTCGATGCGGCTGATCCCCGCTGGTGCGCGGTCCTCCCAGAGCAGAAGCCCTGCGTCTGGCAAGGCGCCTACGCCATTCTCACCGGGCCGATCATCAGCGCTGAAGACGATGATCATCATCAGTACTATCGCGGAGTGCCGTTGGAAATCTGCTCCAAAACCCAGCACGTCCTGATGCAGGACACCTACCGGCCTCACTTCACCATCTACCACCGAAGTGCGAGCGCGGTGGAGGGGGAGGCGGTCAGTTGTTCGCCTGAAGGGAATTGCTGCTGATGCCACGCCACGCCATCGCCAATCTGACCACCCCGCGTGAGTGTGCCGCCGTCTTGAAGGCCATGGGCGATGAAACGCGTTTGCGTATTTTGGAATCACTGTTGTTGGGCGAAAAGTGCGTGAGCGACCTCACACAAACCCTCTGCTGCTCGCAGCCACATGTGTCCCATCACCTCCGCATTCTTCGGGAGGCCGGATTAGTGGAGGGGCATCGACACGGCAAACAAGTCTGTTATCGAGTCGAGCCAACCGTCCAGCGAGCGATGAAACGTCGAGGCGAACAGGTGCTGGACTTTGGATGCTGTGAATTACGTTTTCCTACCTCGACCTTGCTCACCGTGCAGCACAAACACTGAGGCCAGGACTCCGGCGATGAACGCGCTCCACACGACTTGGGATGGCCCACGATGGCACTGACGCTTGTGGGCCAACACAAACCGCTTGCGTCTTCTGCCGAGCAATTGAAGGTACTTGCAGAGATCGGGACCTGCCTGCCGTTTGAGGAACAACTTCGCCGAAGTGGTCTGTCCCCGCTCCACGCGACCGGCATCACAGTGCTTCAACTCAATGTGGGCAAACTCTGCAACCAAACGTGCCGCCATTGCCACGTAGACGCAGGGCCTGACCGGACCGAACGCATGTCTCGAGAAACCGCTGAGCAATGCATCGCGGCCCTGGCGCAGACGGACA is a genomic window containing:
- a CDS encoding metalloregulator ArsR/SmtB family transcription factor, with translation MPRHAIANLTTPRECAAVLKAMGDETRLRILESLLLGEKCVSDLTQTLCCSQPHVSHHLRILREAGLVEGHRHGKQVCYRVEPTVQRAMKRRGEQVLDFGCCELRFPTSTLLTVQHKH